The following coding sequences lie in one Drosophila sulfurigaster albostrigata strain 15112-1811.04 chromosome 2R, ASM2355843v2, whole genome shotgun sequence genomic window:
- the LOC133838022 gene encoding LOW QUALITY PROTEIN: putative uncharacterized protein DDB_G0271606 (The sequence of the model RefSeq protein was modified relative to this genomic sequence to represent the inferred CDS: inserted 2 bases in 1 codon) encodes MKTLLLLSFLLGLAICEPPVVKGPLVFSSSNWPPKRVQQLGRPAPIAAANSKGGKQRTLVVQIRSDHPVPLVLKGRAGVHSHAHQHVLPHQHVHLPSHSHSHAYLQQSHLHSHSHSPSLPLSHVNLVRGSRXPLKLTAPVYLKPSSVGSRKPLKIKLNNSKQHSKPVFGYEKPFRYEKPTANSHTELQHLPLDSHNNNYNNELFAPIYTVPAPNLALHHNNQLDDGLDTAYLPPQPSQNPPAEVYGPPDNGHVDETNDQTIRDPISGSQKLFAPDPDPSLPTNKVKIATEAFNTPSNNKPLPTDVQISQLPAQPLVQIVGAQAAAQTVPIYPIQLTQQATQPFIAAAVPAAHIPIYNPTYLVTQSNQLYTQHKQQLFKPSTEHVVETGYINADLTQEVASNGQILQAAKDPHHNIHPVLDTAPQYAALIAAPSLGEPSESYYETAPFHLPNIAPAVASSSASEGGFIVSNYYGNAHDSSQLLQAYAEEEGRRQQLETQQAAIELQKQQEQQYHLEEFNAQAQAQAQAQAQAQLQQQEQQLQELQRQQYLQEQQQQQQLEFQQTQQDPASSAFEEHQRLVQQQLGSNTPLRIFVPDEETPETRLQKRSDDLNKETVKDVSHEDDGLRDLIPVSTSVEIAEANSK; translated from the exons ATGAAG ACGTTGCTCctgctttcttttttgctgGGTCTGGCGATCTGTGAGCCACCCGTGGTCAAAGGTCCCTTAgttttcagcagcagcaattggcCGCCCAAGCGGGTCCAGCAATTGGGACGTCCTGCGCCCATTGCAGCAGCTAATTCTAAGGGCGGCAAGCAGCGCACATTGGTTGTGCAAATTCGAAGTGATCATCCGGTGCCCCTGGTGCTAAAGGGTCGTGCTGGAGTCCACAGCCATGCCCATCAGCATGTGCTGCCCCATCAGCACGTACATTTACCATcccactcgcactcgcatGCGTACTTGCAGCAATCGCACTTGCACTCCCATTCGCATTCTCCTTCTCTTCCATTGAGTCATGTAAATTTGGTGCGCGGGTCGCG CCCCTTGAAGCTCACCGCTCCTGTCTATCTGAAGCCTTCGTCTGTTGGCAGTCGCAAACCGCTCAAGATTAAGCTCAACAACTCGAAGCAACACTCGAAGCCCGTCTTTGGATACGAGAAACCCTTTAGGTACGAGAAGCCAACTGCGAACTCCCACACCGAGCTGCAGCACTTGCCG CTGGAttcgcacaacaacaattacaacaacgaGCTCTTTGCACCTATTTACACGGTTCCGGCCCCGAATCTCGCACTGCACCATAACAATCAGCTGGACGATGGTCTTGATACCGCTTACCTACCCCCCCAACCATCCCAAAATCCACCCGCGGAGGTTTACGGACCACCTGACAATGGGCATGTGGACGAAACAAATGACCAAACTATTCGTGATCCCATTTCGGGCTCGCAGAAGTTATTTGCTCCAGATCCAGATCCGTCGTTGCCAACCAACAAGGTTAAGATCGCAACGGAAGCCTTCAATACCCCTAGCAACAACAAGCCGCTCCCTACGGATGTGCAGATCAGTCAACTGCCCGCTCAACCTCTGGTCCAGATTGTTGGAGCCCAAGCAGCTGCACAAACAGTGCCCATTTATCCCATACAGTTGACTCAGCAGGCGACCCAACCCTTCATAGCCGCCGCCGTTCCTGCTGCACATATTCCCATTTACAATCCCACATACTTGGTCACTCAGTCGAATCAGTTGTATAcgcaacacaaacagcagctcTTCAAGCCCAGCACAGAGCACGTCGTTGAGACGGGCTATATAAATGCTGACTTGACACAGGAAGTGGCCAGCAATGGACAAATCTTGCAGGCTGCCAAGGATCCGCATCACAACATTCATCCTGTGTTGGATACCGCACCACAATACGCAGCTCTAATCGCAGCTCCATCACTAGGGGAGCCTTCCGAGTCGTACTATGAGACTGCGCCATTCCATTTACCTAATATCGCTCCTGCCGTCgcgtcatcatcagcatcagagGGTGGATTTATAGTATCTAACTACTACGGCAACGCACACGATTCATCACAACTGTTGCAAGCTTACGCCGAGGAGGAAGGAAGGCGTCAGCAGCTAGAGACTCAACAAGCCGCAATTGAGCTGCAGAAGCAGCAAGAACAGCAATATCATTTGGAAGAGTTTAATGCTCAGGCTCAGGCTCAAGCTCAGGCTCAGGCTCAGGCTCAAttacaacagcaagagcagcagttACAAGAGCTGCAGCGACAGCAATACCttcaagaacaacagcaacagcaacaacttgaaTTCCAGCAAACGCAGCAGGATCCAGCCTCGTCAGCTTTCGAAGAACATCAACGTTtggtgcaacagcaactcggTAGCAACACACCACTGCGCATATTTGTCCCAGATGAAGAAACGCCTGAAACG CGTCTTCAAAAGCGCTCAGATGATCTTAATAAAGAAACCGTTAAGGATGTGTCCCATGAAGATGATGGCTTAAGGGATTTAATTCCTGTTTCAACTTCCGTCGAAATTGCAGAAGCCAACAGTAAATAG
- the LOC133835562 gene encoding DNA-directed RNA polymerases I, II, and III subunit RPABC5: MIIPIRCFTCGKVIGNKWESYLGLLQAEYTEGDALDALGLKRYCCRRMLLGHVDLIEKLLNYAPLEK; this comes from the exons ATGATTATACCAATTCGATGCTTTACATGTGGAAAAGTGATTGGAAACAAATGGGAATCCTATCTCGGTTTGCTGCAGGCCGAGTACACAGAAGG tGATGCTCTAGACGCCTTGGGCTTGAAACGTTATTGTTGTCGACGCATGCTGCTCGGGCACGTGGATCTCATCGAGAAGCTATTGAACTACGCACCCCTTGAGAAGTGA
- the LOC133835561 gene encoding methionine aminopeptidase 1, protein MCVAFEFLNLELFFKKICSAAEMTQKCESTNCDKEATLQCPTCLKLGIKGSFFCSQACFKGFWKEHKAIHALATGVGKPRVEDNGVYNPWPHFRFTGNLRPFQQTPKRIVPDAIQRPDYADHPSGRSLSEEALRGTTIKVLDDDEIEAMRVAGRLGRECLDEGAKGIEVGTTTDELDRLVHEAAIERDCYPSPLNYYNFPKSCCTSVNEVICHGIPDKRPLQNGDICNIDVTVYHHGFHGDLNETFFVGDVSEKHKKLVRITYESLAKAIELVRPGVRYREIGNVIQKYVAPHGFSVVRSYCGHGIHRVFHTAPNVPHYAKNSAVGVMAAGHCFTIEPMISEGVQKAESWPDDWTAVTADGLYSAQFEQTLLVTNNGCDILTKRQNNNGQPWFMDNL, encoded by the exons ATGTGCGTTGCCTTCGAATTTCTAAATTTGgaacttttttttaagaaaatttgttCAGCAGCTGAAATGACTCAAAAATGCGAATCAACGAATTGCGATAAGGAGGCGACACTTCAGTGCCCCACTTGCCTCAAGTTGGGCATCAAGGGCTCCTTCTTCTGTTCGCAGGCATGCTTCAAAGGGTTTTGGAAAGAACACAAAGCGATCCATGCTCTGGCCA CTGGCGTGGGAAAGCCAAGAGTCGAGGATAATGGCGTCTATAATCCGTGGCCTCATTTCCGTTTCACCGGTAATCTGCGACCCTTCCAACAGACCCCTAAGAGGATTGTACCCGATGCCATACAGCGACCCGATTACGCCGATCACCCATCTGGAAGGTCACTGTCGGAGGAGGCGTTGCGTGGAACGACAATCAAGGTGCTGGATGACGATGAGATCGAAGCAATGCGAGTCGCCGGACGCCTGGGACGGGAGTGTCTGGATGAGGGCGCCAAAGGCATTGAGGTGGGCACTACAACGGATGAGTTAGATCGCTTAGTCCACGAGGCGGCTATTGAGCGGGATTGCTACCCATCGCCCCTCAACTATTACAACTTTCCCAAGTCGTGTTGCACGAGTGTTAACGAGGTGATTTGCCACGGTATACCGGACAAACGGCCGCTGCAGAATGGCGACATCTGCAACATCGATGTAACCGTTTACCACCACGGCTTTCATGGCGATCTCAACGAAACGTTCTTTGTGGGCGATGTCTCCGAAAAGCATAAGAAACTAGTGCGTATTACGTACGAATCGTTGGCCAAGGCGATTGAGCTAGTGCGTCCCGGCGTCCGCTATCGTGAGATCGGAAATGTTATTCAGAAATATGTGGCGCCTCACGGATTCAGCGTGGTGCGTAGCTACTGTGGCCATGGAATCCATCGTGTCTTCCACACTGCACCCAATGTGCCACACTATGCTA AGAACTCGGCCGTTGGCGTCATGGCAGCTGGACACTGCTTTACCATCGAACCTATGATATCCGAGGGTGTTCAGAAGGCTGAATCTTGGCCGGACGATTGGACCGCCGTTACAGCCGATGGCCTTTACTCGGCCCAATTCGAGCAGACATTGTTGGTTACCAACAACGGCTGTGATATTCTCACTAAACGTCAGAACAACAATGGACAACCATGGTTTATGGACAATTTGTAG